The following are from one region of the Isoalcanivorax indicus genome:
- a CDS encoding gamma carbonic anhydrase family protein, whose product MIYTIGSRALELKGDSYWIAPNATVIGSVVLGNNATIWFNAVLRADNDTITIGDDTNIQDGAVLHVDPGVPLTIGKGVTVGHKVMLHGCTIGDNSLIGINAVVLNRVKIGNNCIIGANSLVPEGMEIPDNSLVMGSPAKVVKEIGDGHKAMITMGGMHYVAHGQHFAKELKPDPRFHDEHE is encoded by the coding sequence ATGATCTATACCATCGGCAGCCGTGCGCTGGAGCTCAAGGGCGACAGCTACTGGATTGCGCCGAACGCCACCGTGATCGGTTCTGTGGTGCTGGGCAACAACGCGACCATCTGGTTCAACGCGGTACTGCGGGCTGACAATGACACCATCACCATCGGTGATGACACCAATATCCAGGACGGTGCCGTGCTGCACGTTGATCCGGGTGTGCCGCTGACCATCGGCAAGGGCGTCACCGTGGGCCACAAGGTGATGCTGCATGGCTGCACCATTGGCGACAACAGCCTGATCGGCATCAATGCTGTGGTCCTGAACCGGGTCAAGATTGGCAACAACTGCATTATCGGCGCCAATTCACTGGTGCCAGAGGGCATGGAGATTCCGGACAATTCCCTGGTCATGGGCTCGCCCGCCAAGGTGGTGAAGGAAATCGGTGATGGCCACAAGGCCATGATCACTATGGGTGGCATGCACTATGTGGCCCATGGCCAGCATTTTGCCAAGGAGCTCAAGCCCGATCCGCGGTTTCACGACGAACATGAGTGA